From a region of the Candidatus Limnocylindrales bacterium genome:
- a CDS encoding glutathione S-transferase family protein yields MARILYDNPFSPFARKVRLVLSHKNLDYERKDSLAVSELADLHAVNPRGEVPVLDDDGLIVVNSSDIVAYLEHRYPQPALLPADPAVRVEARAWERLADGLIDALTHDISLWTWPTLQRHDQPPPGLVEAGMRDIGIVLSRLEKALDGREYLCGSLSIADFALFPHLTSLRALGISLQDHRNLSRWNVRMRDIPAVREDLELVKNAVREKFVDAPSPYEREKVVWRGDRIEWLIRNGFADWWYDELRAGRAVVPSSLE; encoded by the coding sequence ATGGCAAGAATCCTCTACGACAATCCGTTCAGCCCCTTCGCCCGCAAGGTGCGTCTGGTCCTGTCGCACAAGAACCTCGACTACGAGCGCAAAGACTCGCTGGCCGTCTCCGAGCTCGCTGACCTGCATGCGGTCAATCCGCGCGGCGAGGTGCCGGTGCTCGATGATGACGGGCTCATCGTCGTCAATTCCTCCGACATCGTCGCCTACCTCGAGCACCGCTATCCGCAGCCTGCGCTGCTGCCGGCCGATCCCGCGGTGCGAGTCGAGGCGCGCGCCTGGGAGCGTCTGGCGGACGGCCTGATCGATGCGCTGACCCACGACATCTCGTTGTGGACCTGGCCGACCCTGCAGCGACACGACCAGCCGCCGCCGGGACTGGTCGAGGCCGGCATGCGTGACATCGGCATCGTTCTGAGCCGGCTCGAGAAGGCGCTGGATGGACGCGAGTACCTGTGCGGCTCGCTTTCGATCGCGGACTTCGCCTTGTTCCCGCACCTCACCTCGCTGCGCGCTCTTGGGATTTCGCTGCAAGATCATCGCAACCTCAGCCGCTGGAACGTGCGCATGCGCGACATCCCGGCAGTGCGCGAGGACCTCGAGCTCGTAAAGAATGCCGTGCGCGAGAAGTTCGTCGATGCGCCGTCGCCGTATGAACGCGAGAAGGTCGTATGGCGAGGCGACCGCATCGAGTGGCTGATCCGTAACGGCTTCGCCGACTGGTGGTACGATGAGCTACGCGCCGGACGTGCGGTAGTGCCGTCCTCGCTGGAATAG